The following proteins are co-located in the Corynebacterium kalinowskii genome:
- the pstA gene encoding phosphate ABC transporter permease PstA — protein MSHAVDTKNADAPLNKTSAFTHISSQRKTVDAIARGVIYFAMFLAFIPLVWVLYEVISKGLPPVLGADWWTKSQKGLLYTLPGGGASHAIIGTFVQAGITSILSIPIGIFTAIYLVEYADNNRLGRITTFMVDILTGVPSIVSALFIYSVWIVLFGFERSGIAVALALVLLMVPVIVRNTEEMLRVVPQDLREASYALGVPKWKTIAKIVLPTALSGIVTGVMLAVARVMGESAPVLILVGSTQAINWNPMSAPQSSLPLMMLDMYKAGSTPAVMDKMWGAAFTLVFIIAVLNIGARIISAKFSIKQ, from the coding sequence ATGTCACACGCAGTAGACACCAAGAACGCAGATGCTCCACTGAATAAGACCTCTGCCTTCACTCACATTTCTTCCCAGCGCAAGACTGTCGATGCCATCGCACGCGGCGTCATTTACTTCGCAATGTTCCTGGCCTTCATTCCGCTGGTTTGGGTGCTGTACGAAGTTATCTCCAAGGGCCTTCCTCCAGTGCTGGGCGCTGACTGGTGGACCAAGTCCCAGAAGGGCCTGCTTTACACGCTTCCAGGCGGCGGTGCTTCCCACGCCATCATCGGCACGTTCGTGCAGGCTGGTATCACCTCGATCCTCTCCATCCCAATCGGTATCTTCACCGCTATCTACCTGGTGGAGTACGCCGACAATAACCGCCTCGGTCGCATCACCACCTTCATGGTCGACATCCTGACTGGTGTTCCTTCCATCGTCTCCGCACTGTTTATCTACTCGGTGTGGATCGTCCTCTTCGGCTTCGAACGTTCCGGTATCGCCGTGGCTTTGGCCCTGGTGCTGCTCATGGTGCCAGTTATCGTCCGTAACACCGAAGAAATGCTGCGCGTTGTTCCACAGGATCTGCGTGAAGCTTCCTACGCCCTCGGCGTGCCAAAGTGGAAGACCATCGCGAAGATCGTTCTCCCAACCGCCCTGTCCGGTATCGTCACCGGCGTCATGCTGGCTGTTGCCCGCGTGATGGGCGAGTCTGCTCCAGTGCTGATCCTCGTGGGTTCCACCCAGGCGATCAACTGGAACCCAATGTCTGCCCCGCAGTCCTCTTTGCCACTGATGATGCTGGATATGTACAAGGCCGGCTCTACTCCTGCAGTCATGGACAAGATGTGGGGTGCTGCTTTCACCCTGGTATTCATCATCGCCGTGCTCAACATCGGTGCACGTATCATTTCCGCGAAGTTCTCGATCAAGCAGTAA
- the pstB gene encoding phosphate ABC transporter ATP-binding protein PstB — protein MAKSLDLKNVNIYYGDFHAVQDVNLHVPPKSVTAFIGPSGCGKSTVLRTLNRMHEVTPGATVTGEILLDGENIYGSKVDPVSVRNTIGMVFQKPNPFPTMSIEENTVAGLKLSGEKNKKKLREVAERSLRGANLWEEVKDRLDKPGGGLSGGQQQRLCIARAIAVEPEVLLMDEPCSALDPISTLAVEDLIHELKEDFTIVIVTHNMQQAARVSDQTAFYSLEATGKPGRLVEVGPTAKIFENPDQKETEDYISGRFG, from the coding sequence ATGGCTAAGAGCCTCGATCTGAAGAACGTCAACATCTACTACGGAGATTTCCACGCGGTGCAGGACGTCAACCTGCACGTGCCACCAAAGTCCGTCACCGCTTTCATCGGCCCATCCGGCTGTGGTAAGTCCACCGTGCTGCGTACCCTGAACCGCATGCATGAAGTCACCCCAGGTGCCACCGTTACCGGCGAGATTCTTCTCGACGGCGAGAACATTTACGGTTCCAAGGTTGACCCAGTATCCGTGCGTAATACCATCGGCATGGTGTTCCAGAAGCCAAACCCATTCCCAACGATGTCCATCGAAGAGAACACCGTTGCTGGCCTGAAGCTGTCCGGTGAGAAGAACAAGAAGAAGCTCCGCGAGGTTGCCGAGCGTTCCCTGCGTGGCGCAAACCTGTGGGAAGAGGTTAAGGATCGTCTGGACAAGCCAGGCGGCGGCCTTTCCGGTGGTCAGCAGCAGCGTCTGTGCATCGCACGTGCGATCGCTGTTGAGCCAGAAGTTCTCCTCATGGACGAGCCTTGTTCCGCACTGGACCCAATCTCCACCCTCGCTGTTGAGGACCTGATTCACGAGCTGAAGGAAGACTTCACCATTGTGATCGTGACCCACAACATGCAGCAGGCAGCCCGTGTGTCTGACCAGACCGCGTTCTACTCCCTGGAGGCAACCGGCAAGCCTGGTCGTCTGGTCGAGGTTGGCCCAACCGCCAAGATCTTCGAGAACCCAGATCAGAAGGAAACCGAAGATTACATCTCCGGTCGCTTCGGATAA